In Procambarus clarkii isolate CNS0578487 chromosome 17, FALCON_Pclarkii_2.0, whole genome shotgun sequence, the sequence TTAATGAAATCCTGAGCATCATTATTAAACTTGCTgactttttttattttcttgtaaaATTGAAAGCATTCTTTGTGGTCTGGATCTAACTTCAAGCACTCGCGTATTTCACTGTTCAACAAAAGAAAATCGTTACAGAAGTTCTACATTTTTGTGATGAGAGAAAACTCATTTTAAGAATACTAGAAGTTTATTTTTTCTaccaaaatattaatttaaaccATTAAGTTCAGAATTGTTTGACTGGTAAGCATTTAATTTATGCACTGGATGAGCATGTCTTTGTAATGACAAAACTTCATTACTGTTCTTTATTATCTTACACCTCCAGTTATCAACCATCAAATTCATCATTCTCAATGGATGGAAAAACACTGATAATTTCTGCTGCTTTTGCATTTAAGCTAAAGTACTTAAAAGTAAATCTGAAAAAGGCCCGATAATTTTACTAGCAATAAGCCATGGAAAGCGCATTTTTGTTTATTGCAGCAATTTCAAAAAATAAAAACCAAGCATTGATAATAATAATGTGCCTTTTTCTGGTAGACCCTCTAGTAGCTCCTCTGAGCCTCTAGTAGCTCCTCTGAGCCTCTAGTAGCTCCTCTGAGCCTCTAGTAGCTCCTCTGAGCCTCTAGTAGCTCCTCTGAGCCTCTAGTAGCTCCTCTGAGCCTCTAGTAGCTCCTCTGAGCCTCTAGTAGCTCCTCTGAGCCTCTAGTAGCTCCTCTGAGCCTCTAGTAGCTCCTCTGAGCCTCTAGTAGCTCCTCTGAGCCTCTAGTAGCTCCTCTGAGCCTCTAGTAGCTCCTCTGAGCCTCTAGTAGCTCCTCTGAGCCTCTAGTAGCTCCTCTGAGCCTCTAGTAGCTCCTCTGAGCCTCTAGTAGCTCCTCTGAGCCTCTAGTAGCTCCTCTGAGCCTCTAGTAGCTCCTCTGAGCCTCTAGTAGCTCCTCTGAGCCTCTAGTAGCTCCTCTGAGCCTCTAGTAGCTCCTCTGAGCCTCTAGTAGCTCCTCTGAGCCTCTAGTAGCTCCTCTGAGCCTCTAGTAGCTCCTCTGAGCCTCTAGTAGCTCCTCTGAGCCTCTAGTAGCTCCTCTGAGCCTCTAGTAGCTCCTCTGAGCCTCTAGTAGCTCCTCTGAGCCTCTAGTAGCTCCTCTGAGCCTCTAGTAGCTCCTCTGAGCCTCTAGTAGCTCCTCTGAGCCTCTAGTAGCTCCTCTGAGCCTCTAGTAGCTCCTCTGAGCCTCTAGTAGCTCCTCTGAGCCTCTAGTAGCTCCTCTGAGCCTCTAGTAGCTCCTCTGAGCCTCTAGTAGCTCCTCTGAGCCTCTAGTAGCTCCTCTGAGCCTCTAGTAGCTCCTCTGAGCCTCTAGTAGCTCCTCTGAGCCTCTAGTAGCTCCTCTGAGCCTCTAGTAGCTCCTCTGAGCCTCTAGTAGCTCCTCTGAGCCTCTAGTAGCTCCTCTGAGCCTCTAGTAGCTCCTCTGAGCCTCTAGTAGCTCCTCTGAGCCTCTAGTAGCTCCTCTGAGCCTCTAGTAGCTCCTCTGAGCCTCTAGTAGCTCCTCTGAGCCTCTAGTAGCTCCTCTGAGCCTCTAGTAGCTCCTCTGAGCCTCTAGTAGCTCCTCTGAGCCTCTAGTAGCTCCTCTGAGCCTCTAGTAGCTCCTCTGAGCCTCTAGTAGCTCCTCTGAGCCTCTAGTAGCTTCCCCGCATGAAGTTATCTATATGTATACATTATGCATATAGATAACTTCAAATATTTCTGAAATAAAGAAATATTTGAACACAAAGTACACTATAAATATATTTAGACCAAAACAATTCAGTTAACCTAAATGTCCCAGACAAAAAGCAATCCATCATAGATAAAAAATGTTATTTTAGTCTGAAAATATCAACAAATAACTGAAAGCTGGATATTCTATACTGCACAATGCAAATGTGTACAGAAAAATGTAACAAGTTTAACTAACCTCAGTCCCTGTTCAACATCACCAATTTGGTAATACAGATTTGCTAGCTTCAGGAAGCCCTGAGTGTTATCTTGAACGAGTTTGGTGGTAACACGCATGTCTGCAATAGCATTCATCACATCACCCACGGCTTGGTAAGCTTCAACACGCAACTCACGTAGGGAAGCATCCCAAGGACAACGCTGTAATTAAGCAGGAAAATAGGTATTCATTAATGAGTACCCATGAATTACATGTTTAGTTCACAAAAGATTCTTTATACACAAATATAAAGTGtcttgcacaatgaaatcacaataatgtgatgtaTCAGAGAGATTGTTGTGGGATCAAACTCTCATCCCTGTATTTCTCATATTACAGTACTGACTGAATGGTGACAAGTTAAGAAAAACTCCACATCAGGTAGAAATTCTGGACAAGATGCTTTTGAGCTCATCATAGTTCAGTCAGTAGCGTGTCTGGAGAGTCCAGTGAAAGTGAATTCAACCCAATCACACTGCCCTAATATTTTCTGTGTAGTGTGATAACAGTGATCAGTGTTATTTGGCATTCCTTGCAATTTCTAATCAGcacgtgaaggccaaatcaagtgTTATAGCAGGCTGGTTTCTCAGTGGTGGCCCAAGTTATAATTAAGTCAGTAGCCCTTCTTTCGTTAATTTCTCTAGCAAGACCATTTTGCCAAGCGCTTTATCAGGATCAAGTGCGAGATCATAATTTGTGTGTGGGGCACAGGAATATAGACCTGTTGGACCATAATGACTGACTCAGGAAGTATATGAAGGGCCTCAGGTCAGATATCATAAATACTCTCCCTCAAAAATGTGTATTCATGAGTGGCAAGGTCAGTCATGCAAGTATGTATTGTATATGAACATTATCCCATCATAAACACAATTTTTCAATATTAAGTTAACTTACCTCAATGATGTTTTTTAACAAGAGAATAGCATGCTGGTGACGACTGGTTCTCACACTTGAATAAGCTTCCAGTATTTCTCGTTTCAGTGGTTCAATTAACGTGTAAAGTTTGTTTGCTTCCTCATGACCTGGCTCTCTTCGTAACTGAAAATAATAATGTACTAAACATTATTCCAATAGCATAATAAATGGAAGTGATTTTTATGGCATTCCTTCTAGCAATATAGCAGCTACCAGTTTTAAGTTACTTGCTAGTACAGGTAATAGTGTATCTATTGGTACCTGATACTGAAGGCTAAAGTTTATCACTCAATAATAAACCCAACTTCCAAGTTCTAATTCTTACAACTGTCAAACTGTGAAGCTTTGTACAGCAGACCCTCAATAAATTTGCCACCAACAAAAcaaaaatgtaataaattaaGATGACAGAAGTAAAATGCCCATTACAGTTGAACCTTCAACATATTCACAATGGACTGAAAACTGGCAGCAGTAGTTCAGTATGGATAAGTGTGGGATTCCCAACCtagaaggaagagaagggaactatcaggagaaagtgccaagctattacgactatatagcactaggaaggggtcaggataaagatttgagaTAAGGCAGGgaaaaagaatggtgcccaaccacttaagacggtcggagattgaacgtcaatttgcatgaaacgagaccgtcgctctaccgtccagcccaggtgGTTGGGTAACCTAGGAGGAAACAAATAAGTACTAGTTGTCAACTAAATTATGAAACTGCAAAATAAAACCAAGAAAAATAATATGAGTTATGAGAGGAGGGCAATGTTCACAGTACGGCCAACATGCCACCAATATTCCAACACATCCTCCTAAAGTATTTATAGCTATCTTCAAGTTTTGTACTATAAATTTTGTCAGAAGGCATGACAAGAAACAAGCCAAAAACCAAACTCACATTCctgggcctagtatagcacatatatacaGTACTAGGGAGTACAGTAAAGGGAGCCTTtccgctgagcggacagcacgcgggacttgtggtcctgggttcgatcccaggcgccggcgagaaacaatgggcagagtttctttcaccctatgtccctgttacctagcagtaaaataggtacctgggtgttagtcagctgtcacgggctgctttctgggggtggaggcctggtcgaggaccgggccgcggggacactaaagctccgaaatcatctcaagatcacctTAAGATAACCCTTCTGAAGAATGGTTTCAAGTTCTCTTTATAGTAATGCACTATACACAGTATAAAGACATATTTCccattagtttagttcatttattatgggctccatactcatcttgtgagcatTAGTGAAAAAGGTGCATTAAACTTAAAGATTAAACTTAGATTTGCAAACTAAACCGGTAAACACACTTTGAAATAGGGTTGCAAATCTGAGGAACAAATTACCAAGTTATATCATAAGTAAACCCACAGGAAAAGTTTACCTTCTGGCTGTACAAGTACATaattataaattggataaatttagatttaggaaagacctgggtaaatactggttcagtaacagggttgttgatttgtggaatcaattaccgcacaacataatagaagtaggatccctcgattgtttcaagcgtaggttcaacatacatacatacatatatgaatgagattgggtggatttaAATAGCtactgcctcgtatggatcaataggcctgctgcagttaccttcattcttatgttcataaGAGAAAGTGGTTGGCTATACTGTAATGTGAATAGAAATGGCCTACATGAACCAACAGACCTGCAATTCCTAATTTCTTATATTCTGGTTGTCCCTTACAGTATTTCTGCCGTGTACCACCACATGAGCACTATGACTTCTACCCAACACCATCGAACTAGTGCTGTGACTGGCCTAGATTATCCCACAATATATTTGTACAGATAAATTAATAGCTAATGGTTGTCAAGCTAAATCTCAGTTTAACTATGCTATGAGTGCAGTTGAATTTCCGGACTTCTAGTAGCAATGTTTCACACTCATGCTTCCATTATGTATAGTTTAAAATTGTACAGCACAATATTTTAATGGCTTTAAGAAATTTATTACAGAATGCATAAAGTAATGCAAATTAGAACAAAGACCTACTGTAAAGTACTGTAATAAGTAACATTTATACAAAATGAATCAGGCTTACTCACTTGGTGAAACATTTTGAAACCAGTAAAGGAAATGAGAAATTGTGTTTGTTAATGTGGTATTCATATATGTGCAGTGTAAATCTACAGAGCACAATTACTACACTTTGTAAAAGTATGCCCTTTTATAAGCCCAACTCATGGGAGAAGTTTCTCTGCTAAAAGTATGTTTATGATACCTACAAATAAAAATCTGCTGCAACACCCAGTTCATGGGAATTATTATGCCAAAAAGCAACATGCTTATGCTTACCACATTCTCCAAATCGATATGCGCTTCTTCAAGTCTGCCTAACTTGACCAAGACTCCTGCACGTTGAGCTCTAGCTGCTGTAAAATCTGGTTTTCGTTCAATAACTTCATCTAAATCTTGAAGGCCTGGCCGTGATCGACCAAGAGCTAGATAAACAGTGGCACGGCGATAGTAACTTAAGAAGTTTGTGGGGTCTCCATCTGGAAGTTCAATTATGAAATTAAGTTTCATTCTTAGCTGATAAAAgtattatactgtacagtactgtaaacaAGTTTCTAAAACATACAATCTTCTCTTCCATTACCCTATACCTTTCTCTATACCTCACTTCTATCTAAATAAGAATATAAAGCACTCCTACTTGGATAACTTTTACAAGAATGGAATTTCAATTCACTCAAATCTATTCCAACCTCATATACAAAGATCAAATACGTATATTTAAACAAAGCACATTGTAATTAATATTTCATGCACGTTTCATAAATACAATATTCAGTTTGCTGAAGTAGTTTGTCATGTAGACTTTTTTCAATTAAATATGCATTCATATACCACTGTTATTGTCCTGAACATTATCAGCTGAATGCAATGATAAGCATTCAGCAATAACCTTCCATATCTTCTATGCCTGTCCTCCTACTTCACTCCTCTGCTACTCCTGTCActttcccttcccccccttcctatTCTTTTTTCTTCACCCTTTTATCCATCCTCTTCCCCACTCTCTTCAGGTATGAAGCACATAGCACCCAACTTTCTCAGGCACCAATCCCAAGTTTGATATACTGTAGTGTGTCtaaatttatttatgcatatgggCTTTTAAAGTCCATAATCATAACTTCTTGGGCAGTCCTATATTCCAAGATTCTGTCAAACAGACtactgtatacactggtataGGTGTTCATGGATTGCATGGTAAATATTATTTCTATCCAAACAAGCTTTATTTTATCTAATACTGTACTGTTAGGTATTTTGTCACCCTGTAACTTTTTTTGACTATCAGAAACAATCTCAATTCCATTCGATACCAAACATTTACTCATACATCCTGAGGCCACTAAACCATTTGAAAAGCATTTGTATTAATACATACTAAATGTAAAAGCAAAAAATATTTTTCACAATACAACACCAAAGACAAAAGAATGAACTGGCAGTATCATTCAAGGCACTGGAACAATGGAAGATGATGAACACACAATACCGAGATTCCCTTGGAGAAACTTACCTATTGCAGCATGGAAGTGTGACAAGGCATCATGAAGCTGACCTTTAGCTAACATCTGAACCCCCATCTCCAAGTGACGGTCTACTTCTGCTACACTCGTACATTCTATCTCTGTATGGAGTACAATTACACACACTATACATTAATTTGTTTGTTCTTTAGGATAAACAGTTgtcatgaaaaaaaaaaaattcttattaCTCAGGAGAAAACCCAAGATAAAGTGGAGGAACAACACAAGATGTCTTAGTGCTGACATTTCTTGTTATGAATCCTAGTGTTCTATTTATAACAGCTTCCCCTCTTGGCCTTCACGTCATTTACAATAATTTGGTTTACTTTTAAATAATCACACCTTAATTTACCTTGGGAAAACCCCTAAAACCACATGCCTATCTTTCTAACGAGTCATGAAACGGTATTTCAACTTCATGAAATACTGCGCGCTGACAAAGAATgagtaaatttgttaaacatgagtaGGCCTTATTAAAGTCAGGGTGCAAATATTTTATTAATCAATATTTTTCCATGATGTAAACAAAGGGCACTTATCATTTTAATTAATTTCCTAACACTTGATTGAGCTAATTGGCCACAAATTTGACAAGTGGTCTATTGTTAAAAATCTACACAACATTCACAAGCTTACACAAATCCAATACTCTcaactaatttattaaatatgcaaAACAGGGGCTCACTAAGCTCATAATTACATTATCTAAGGACCCTGGGAATTGCTTTGTTTAGTCCAGGGTATTACTGgccattcattttttttttttttttttttttttacttaacttTTCCCTGGTTACACAATCTTAATTTTATGATTGTTGTCctctaactccccttgccacttcggatGGTTAGAGGGTATTTATGTAGCTTCAGAATTAACTAGAATTTGTCATTAACATCCAACATAACCATCACCAAAATGTACTCTATTGGTTCATTATACAACTACCAATGCAGTACATAATCCTAGAGCTAAATGCTTTAACTTGAGGTATATTGAAAGAAAACCTAATACACCATCCTGCTTTGAGAAAATTTGTGATGTCAAATCACCCACTAAATTTAATGTTTCCTTGCTTACCTAACAAAATGGACAAAACCAGAAAATAGTTTTCTTCATAtacctgtactgtatatacagtgtatatattatatatactgcaTAGTAATAATTTTGTACAAAATTTTACCATACTAAATTTTTAAACAGTTATCGTCATAGCAATACATGCTTGCACATGAATTTGTATCAAAAGGTACAAATACATACAAGTATAATGATAAATAACACTATTTCTATTTTCAAGGAAAATGTAGGGCAAATTTGCCCAGTACCTGAACACTAAACATTATTGACATTCTTAGTAAACTAACAAAAGCAATATTAGGTTTACTGCAAACTTATGGTATGAAACAAGAGGAaacattctgtaaaattaaaatttaaatgaCACTACATATAATACCCACAAAAATATTAACCTGAAAATGGGAATGCCCAgtaatttgactccaaaacaccCTACTGCTGGTCTCCAGACAATAAACCACATCTCCCATGAACAAAGGAATTTTTAAGTACTGTATAGTCatgaatattataattaacagctTTAAAGGTTTAATAATAATTGTTAAAGTTATTATTAAACCTTTAAAcctattaattataatatttgtgatTATACAGTACTTAAAAAACAACACTTCtaggaacacacacacctggttaCCAAACATTCAACACCCACCAACGGAGCCagacagcaagcacaactaggcgagtacagcaaGAGATGTTTGGGCAAGTTTCCCCTACACCTGATTTTTGCCTAATAGAAAGTCGGCACCTCGGAGTTAAACAACCGATGTGGGTCAAATCATGAGAAATCAGTCATTGGTCTTGTGGGACCTTGATAGCTCAAAGACATCCTGTTCCCAACAATGGGAAACTATATTGATATGCATGATAACATGGTGCATGGGGAATGTGTCAATTGATTTGGAGCCACTGTACAGTGCTGTACTTTGTTTGATGTCGACACTGTAAACGTCCAGATTTTCATCCCAGTTTGAGACACTGCTTATTACCCATAGTGCAACTTTATGTTCCAACCTGCATCTTCATACAATATAAAGACCACAAAACTGTCTCAAAACAAAATGGGGATATATTTGATTTCATAAATTTTTTTAGCTTCCAATATTTATTCAAAAAAGACATGTTGAAGTTTTAAAAGATGTCCAATACATGTTTTGGGGTATATTCGGAGTTTCAGGCatttgcatttcaataaactttttTTCGAACCAGTGAAACATTATTGGCAACCGACAGGATACCAGCGACTTTACCTGACTTTATCAGAGTGTATGTATACACGAACCAGTCTGTATCCTCAACACAAAAGGCATCAGTCACtcgtattttttatttatttatttatatatacatacaagagttcttacttgtacagccactagcacacattgagtttcaggcaagtccttaatcctaattattgtcaagaatacgacccgccaaattgtttaacaaccaggtatccattcactgctgggtgaacagaggctacaattaagaattggggcccagtcaatcctccccggcaggATACAAACCAaggccaaagtgctcgcgaagcaccaggcgagtgtcttaccactgtacCACATAGACTGTGGTGAATGTTTTTAAAGGTCTAATTCACACATCAGGTTAggtcaagaaaaattgtcaaatttatataaatataaatatatagtacATTAACTTTAAGACCAGCAGCATGAACTTAACACAACAGTAATGTGACGACACTAATGGCAGTAACCCTAGTGACCGCTCGCCCTATACCTTATACCCCATATACCTTATACCTGACTAACCTTAAAACGAGCTTGGGGCCCAGTGGTGGACACCTCAAACACCTCTAACAATCGTCATACCGAACTACTCACCGAATAGATTTATATCCAAAGAAACGAAA encodes:
- the LOC123772372 gene encoding dnaJ homolog subfamily C member 3 isoform X2; this translates as MGVQMLAKGQLHDALSHFHAAIDGDPTNFLSYYRRATVYLALGRSRPGLQDLDEVIERKPDFTAARAQRAGVLVKLGRLEEAHIDLENVLRREPGHEEANKLYTLIEPLKREILEAYSSVRTSRHQHAILLLKNIIERCPWDASLRELRVEAYQAVGDVMNAIADMRVTTKLVQDNTQGFLKLANLYYQIGDVEQGLSEIRECLKLDPDHKECFQFYKKIKKVSKFNNDAQDFIKDKQYEDCVITAKKILREEKEVVEVQFLAYDKLCQCEVHMNPSEAIKFCNKAINIKEEARLYCDLGEAHIADEMLDEAVNDFQKALNIDENLQRAKEGLEKTQKLKKQASKRDYYKILGVKRTANKKEITKAYRGLAQKWHPDHFDGEEKKKAEKMFIDIAAAKEVLTDEEMRAKFDNGEDPLDPEQQQGGPGGHGFNPFQHFHFHQGGFPGGGFHGGGFKFHFN
- the LOC123772372 gene encoding dnaJ homolog subfamily C member 3 isoform X1; amino-acid sequence: MTIFAPHYRTAYSLWVFFVSLDINLFEIECTSVAEVDRHLEMGVQMLAKGQLHDALSHFHAAIDGDPTNFLSYYRRATVYLALGRSRPGLQDLDEVIERKPDFTAARAQRAGVLVKLGRLEEAHIDLENVLRREPGHEEANKLYTLIEPLKREILEAYSSVRTSRHQHAILLLKNIIERCPWDASLRELRVEAYQAVGDVMNAIADMRVTTKLVQDNTQGFLKLANLYYQIGDVEQGLSEIRECLKLDPDHKECFQFYKKIKKVSKFNNDAQDFIKDKQYEDCVITAKKILREEKEVVEVQFLAYDKLCQCEVHMNPSEAIKFCNKAINIKEEARLYCDLGEAHIADEMLDEAVNDFQKALNIDENLQRAKEGLEKTQKLKKQASKRDYYKILGVKRTANKKEITKAYRGLAQKWHPDHFDGEEKKKAEKMFIDIAAAKEVLTDEEMRAKFDNGEDPLDPEQQQGGPGGHGFNPFQHFHFHQGGFPGGGFHGGGFKFHFN